A window of the Lactuca sativa cultivar Salinas chromosome 7, Lsat_Salinas_v11, whole genome shotgun sequence genome harbors these coding sequences:
- the LOC111905978 gene encoding ATP synthase subunit delta', mitochondrial → MFRQVASRLLTRPTTTYSAAASATTRRPFATEVVADTTSGDEAFVEAWKKVVPNIDPPKTPSQYMHPRPPTPSTLPTKLTVNFVLPYASELSKKEVDMVIVPATTGQMGILPGHVPTIAELKPGLLSVHEGNEIKKYFISSGFAFIHPNSYADILAVEAVPLDRVDPAQVQKGLNEFTQKLSSATTDLEKAEAQIGVDVHSALNFALTG, encoded by the exons ATGTTTCGTCAAGTAGCTTCTCGCCTCCTTACTCGTCCTACCACCACTTACTCCGCCGCCGCTTCCGCCACCACTCGCCGTCCGTTCGCCACAGAGGTTGTGGCCGATACCACATCGGGAGACGAAGCGTTTGTAGAGGCTTGGAAGAAGGTTGTTCCCAACATAGATCCACCAAAGACTCCTAGCCAGTATATGCATCCTCGTCCTCCTACCCCTTCCACTTTGCCCACTAAACTCACTGTCAATTTCGTCCTCCCTTACGCTTCTGAACTTTCTAAGAAGGAG GTTGATATGGTGATAGTTCCAGCAACCACAGGGCAAATGGGTATTTTACCAGGACACGTGCCAACAATTGCAGAGCTAAAACCCGGTCTTCTCTCAGTCCATGAAGGAAATGAAATCAAGAAATATTTCATCAGCAGTGGCTTTGCTTTCATTCACCCAAACTCTTATGCAGACATATTGGCTGTTGAAGCTGTTCCCCTTGACCGAGTTGACCCAGCCCAGGTACAAAAAGGGCTAAACGAGTTCACTCAGAAACTGAGTTCAGCCACAACTGACTTGGAGAAAGCTGAAGCCCAAATTGGGGTGGATGTTCATAGTGCTCTTAACTTTGCTCTTACTGGTTAG